The following are encoded in a window of Panulirus ornatus isolate Po-2019 chromosome 6, ASM3632096v1, whole genome shotgun sequence genomic DNA:
- the LOC139749058 gene encoding uncharacterized protein: MSRIPNPFLSGQGQQQQSTQSTSTPGFLVMTRPATGSNSYGGRDYRSPYHTPSRPSDSFIPLSASGSKISNEDANRRGGSRNSIGRYIRSGARNFPNQGSPRFIHPYQQTPGRMSTPFGQNQGFSNSPRGRLNIAPVGGRFADRQDRSFGEQNMFNHTPNSRRGRNRGPLAFVPIDKFVSLSMVKDPWAEFDVTADADTTSNPNSSPVVVTLGDSDAELIIDSDVSVVIENSYEEGISGTEGDSSPVHDTGSDSPYLVTSSTSEKDTGSDSTSDT, translated from the coding sequence ATGAGTCGAATACCAAATCCATTTCTCAGTGGTCAAGGGCAGCAGCAACAAAGTACCCAGTCAACTTCCACCCCAGGGTTCCTGGTTATGACAAGGCCTGCCACAGGATCCAACAGCTATGGTGGCAGGGATTATAGGTCTCCTTACCATACTCCATCTAGGCCATCGGACAGTTTCATCCCCTTATCTGCATCTGGAAGCAAAATTAGCAATGAAGATGCAAACCGACGTGGTGGTAGTCGTAACAGCATTGGCAGATATATCCGTAGTGGTGCAAGGAACTTTCCAAATCAGGGAAGCCCAAGGTTTATTCATCCATACCAACAAACCCCTGGAAGGATGAGTACTCCATTTGGGCAAAATCAGGGATTCTCAAACTCCCCAAGAGGTAGACTAAATATTGCTCCTGTTGGAGGAAGATTTGCTGATAGACAAGATAGGTCATTTGGAGAGCAGAACATGTTTAACCATACTCCAAATTCAAggagaggaaggaacagaggtcCACTTGCTTTTGTTCCAATTGATAAATTTGTCTCTCTTAGTATGGTAAAAGATCCTTGGGCTGAGTTTGATGTTACAGCAGATGCTGATACAACATCCAATCCTAATTCGAGTCCAGTTGTTGTAACTTTAGGGGACTCAGATGCTGAACTTATAATTGATTCAGATGTTAGTGTAGTTATTGAAAATTCCTATGAAGAAGGGATAAGTGGAACAGAAGGTGATAGTTCGCCAGTGCATGATACAGGAAGCGACTCGCCATATCTTGTGACATCATCAACCTCTGAAAAAGATACTGGAAGTGATTCAACAAGTGATACATAG